A stretch of the Drosophila sulfurigaster albostrigata strain 15112-1811.04 chromosome 2L, ASM2355843v2, whole genome shotgun sequence genome encodes the following:
- the LOC133837743 gene encoding rab GDP dissociation inhibitor alpha, which translates to MNEEYDAIVLGTGLKECILSGMLSVSGKKVLHIDRNKYYGGESASITPLEELFQRYGLEAPGEKFGRGRDWNVDLIPKFLMANGQLVKLLIHTGVTRYLEFKSIEGSYVYKGGKISKVPVDQKEALASDLMGMFEKRRFRNFLIYVQDFREDDPKTWKDFDPTKANMQGLYDKFGLDKNTQDFTGHALALFRDDEYLNEPAVNTIRRIKLYSDSLARYGKSPYLYPMYGLGELPQGFARLSAIYGGTYMLDKPIDEIVLGEGGKVVGVRSGDEIAKCKQVYCDPSYVPDKVRKRGKVIRCICILDHPVASTKDGLSTQIIIPQKQVGRKSDIYVSLVSSTHQVAAKGWFVGMVSTTVETENPEAEIKPGLDLLEPIAQKFVTISDYLEPIDDGLESQIFISESYDATTHFETTCLDVLNIFKRGTGETFDFSKIKHELGDEDQ; encoded by the exons aTGAATGAGGAATACGACGCGATAGTTCTGGGCACCGGCCTCAAGGAGTGCATATTGAGCGGCATGCTCTCCGTGTCGGGCAAGAAAGTCCTGCATATTGATCGCAACAAATACTATGGCGGCGAATCAGCCTCAATTACGCCGCTGGAGGAGCTCTTTCAACGCTATGGTCTGGAGGCGCCTGGTGAGAAATTCGGGCGTGGTCGCGACTGGAACGTGGACTTGATTCCCAAGTTTCTGATGGCCAATGGACAATTGGTGAAACTTCTGATACACACGGGCGTTACCCGTTATCTGGAGTTCAAGTCAATTGAGGGCAGTTACGTTTACAAGGGTGGAAAAATCTCCAAAGTGCCAGTGGATCAAAAGGAGGCACTGGCATCTGATCTCATGG GTATGTTTGAGAAGCGGCGCTTCCGCAATTTCTTGATCTACGTGCAGGACTTTAGAGAGGATGACCCAAAGACCTGGAAGGACTTTGATCCCACCAAAGCCAACATGCAGGGACTGTACGACAAGTTCGGCCTGGACAAGAATACCCAGGACTTCACTGGCCATGCGCTGGCGCTGTTCCGTGATGACGAGTACCTTAACGAGCCGGCTGTCAACACCATTCGTCGCATTAAATTGTACTCGGACTCGTTAGCGAGATATGGCAAATCGCCATATCTGTATCCCATGTACGGTCTCGGCGAGCTGCCACAGGGCTTTGCCCGTCTGTCGGCCATCTATGGTGGCACCTACATGTTGGACAAGCCAATTGACGAGATTGTTTTGGGCGAAGGCGGCAAAGTGGTTGGTGTGCGCTCTGGCGATGAGATCGCCAAGTGCAAGCAGGTTTACTGCGATCCCAGCTATGTGCCCGACAAG GTGCGCAAGCGTGGCAAGGTGATTCGCTGCATTTGCATCTTGGATCATCCGGTGGCCAGCACCAAGGATGGTCTCTCCACTCAAATCATCATTCCACAGAAGCAAGTCGGTCGCAAATCGGACATTTATGTCTCACTGGTCAGCTCAACCCATCAGGTGGCCGCCAAGGGTTGGTTTGTGGGCATGGTCTCGACCACAGTTGAAACCGAGAACCCAGAAGCTGAGATCAAGCCCGGTCTCGATTTGCTGGAGCCGATCGCACAAAAGTTTGTCACTATTTCGGATTATTTGGAGCCCATTGACGATGGTCTCGAGTCTCAAATATTCATCTCGGAATCTTATGACGCGACCACGCACTTTGAGACCACTTGCCTCGATGTTTTGAACATCTTCAAGCGCGGTACCGGCGAGACGTTCGATTTCTCCAAGATTAAGCATGAGCTCGGCGATGAGGATCAGTAA